In Sus scrofa isolate TJ Tabasco breed Duroc chromosome 12, Sscrofa11.1, whole genome shotgun sequence, the DNA window AATGGTGCTGGATCCTGAGTGTCCTGTTAGTAGTCTTTGCTGAAACTTGTCTTGCGTGTAGACTGATGATTCTCCACTGCTGACACACAAGAACCCTGACATGTGAATGCCTGTCAGCTGCCAACACTTCCCTTTATTCTCAACACATCTTCACCTCACAATATACTCCCTGCTGGTTGATATTAGCACAGTTTAACCTACCTTTAGTTTTGCAGGAAAAGACCTCATCCCATCGCTGAGCCCCTCACCGAGTTACACTGCACTGCCAACTCTACTGTGGCGTGGCCATTGGAAATGGGATAGAGGCTAGGAAAGGGTAAGAATTACATTGCCCACATTTGCAACTTAGGAAGGCTCCACAATCATTTGCTATGAAATGACTATTCTTCAGTATAATTGTGTCCTGAGTGGTCTGTATCTTTAGtgtctgagggttttttttttttttaatcaatagatTTGCCTCTTTAATGGGGTTGTTTGCATTTGAAAAGGGCCACCTGTCCTTTGTAAGGTATCCTGACAATGCATGCCCTGTTTGATTGCTAGTGTAGTCAGGACAAAGAAATAAGTGGGCCCATCAGAATACCTTATTCTCAACTTCAAGATATACAGGAATTCCTCAATGAAGTCGTAACAGTTCTCTCAATATTCATATTTAACAAtgtaaatgatgtgaccaacaaggacttaacttccaaaatacacaaacagctcataataacaaaataaagaacccaataaaaaaatgggcaggaaaactacatagacatttatccaacgagaaaatgaaaagatgctcaacaaatgcaagttaaaactacaatgaggtaacacctcacaccaatcaggatggccatcattaaaaagtctacaaataatcaGTTCTGGAGAAAGTGTagatagagaaaagggaaccttcccaacgctgttgatgggaatgtaaattggtatagccactatggaaaatgtattgcggttccttaaaaactaaaaatagagtagCCATaaaatctagcaatcccactcctgggcatatattcagagaaagcCATAGttcaaagatacacacaccccaatgtttcaatattcatagcagcaccgTTTGTaacagccacgacatggaaacaaccgaaatgtccaccgacagatgaatggataaagactggataaagatgtagaAAATACATACGAGGTACTACTAGCCATCAAAAGAATGAGTAAcactgtttgcagcaacatgggttgacctagagattatcatacgaaaCCAAAGACTgatatcatatgtggaatctaaaacatgatacaaatgaacttattttacaaaacaaaaaccaactcacAGACAGgagacaaatttatggttaccaaaggggaaagggggtggggaagggataaactgggagtttgggattagcagatacaaactactaaatctaaaagagataaacaacaaggtatgtagcagagggaactatataccctgtaataaaccataatggaaaacatgaaaaattacatacacacacatacatactaactgaatcactttgctgtccacctgaaattaatacaacgctaaatcaactatacctcaaagatttttttaaattaaaaaaagggacaATGCCAGTTTGGAGAGGAGACAGATGATACAACCTGAAAGCTGGCAATAACAgttcttttacacacacacacatatatatatattttttttttttgtctttttttgctatttcttgggccgatcccggggcatatggaggttcccaggctaggggtcgaatcggagttgtagccgccggcctacgccagagccacagcaacgcgggatccgaggcgcatctgcaacctacaccacagctcacggcaacgccagatccttaacccactgagcaagggcagggaccgaacctgcaacctcacggttcctagtcggattcattaaccaccgggccacgacgggaactcccacacatattttttaagttgtaaaaGTAATATGCATGTTGAAAGAAATGCAAACATGGGAGAACAGTAGTTAGAGAGGAACATGAAAGACCAGGGTTGGAGGCTTGAAGAGACAGAGGGGAGTGTGGCTCACACAATCTTTTCACAGCTGCCCATCCACACAGACCATGGCCTAACACATGCTGGTCCTCATCTCACCCTTCCTGGATACCACTGTTCACTTCctttaaacaaatgaaatctgTCAACTAAGAGGAGAAAGGGTGGATTTCACACCTGTGTCCTTTATAAGACAACTGTCCCTTGTCATCTGGGTTGTCAAAAGACATCTGACAGCACTAATACGCTTAAGGGATCAACCATGAAAAATGGGCCTCTCAGGTAACTGGTCGGTACAATCAATGGTAATTACCTTGATCCCTTCTCAGCTTTAAAAGATGAGGTCCCCATTTCTAGAAGTTCCATGAAACACGTGACCGGCACTCATGGGGATAAAGGCTACAGGAAGTCACGCCTGTTCAGGACACAACCGAGAGACTGTACGGATGagggctgggtgggagggagcACCCAATCGAGGCACAGGTGGAGATCTCTAGGTATCACTTAGAACCTTTAGGTCAGGGACCGTCTTTTTTTCCAGTTCGCTCAAGAAAACTAGCAAGTATTagggttggaatttttttttctcttcatgtcAGACACAAAAAAACTAAGTATTCAAAAAGGCATAAgactgagcagcagctgccagctgtATACACTAAGGGACAGGCCTCCTCCCCACAACCCTCCCACCTCACAGGCCCTGCCCCTCAAGCTCATCAGATCTCTGCACGGGCCTCCTGAGCTCTAAGACTACCCTGGGATGGCACCCGTCAGACACCCTCCATCCTAGCACTTCAAGTCTTCAGAGTGTGCAGAGCAATGGGCCACGGGCAGGTAGCCAGAGTTAGGTATTCAAGAGCCTATTAGGGCCAACAttggcccagggcctgggccttCACCTTGCAGCACCCCTCACTGCAGCCGGCACCACACAAAGCTCCGTATTATCTCAGCTTTTTTCTCTGTGACCAGCAACAGGTGACAATCATTTGTGTGCCAGTCCCACGGGTCTAGTGACTGGCCGACCGGTAAATCCTAGCCGGCTACCTGTGACTCCACCTGCTTTCCTCCCACTTACATGACAGTTATAAGGGTAACCTTGTATTTGACCTAATTTCACACTTTGCGCTTTAAACTTTTTTACTAGTACCATTGCTGGCACTTCTAGCACCCTCACAAGACTGGTATACAACACACAGGAGACTGGGGCAGCAGGTTTCAAAAACTCTCTTTATTCCAATGTGAAATGAAGACGTGAtggtttaaaaacaagaaaaagttcttgATCAGCTGTGGGGATGCCTCGCTTGCTAGCTCACACCCACTCCCTTTGAAACACGGTGTTTGGACAGACCATACCCATAAGCAGCTCCCCGCAAAGCCACCAGGCAGATGCCCCAGCCCGGGGACAGCTCCCTCCAGCTCCCAAGGGTGGccatctccccccacccatcagggctcaACAATAGGCACAGAGAAGCGGCACAGGCAGGCGGCGGAGGGGCAGCCGGGGCCCGTGGGGGCCACCCCCTTCTGCAGCACCCCCTCTGCCACCCTCAGAGCTCCTCTCTGTAGAAGGTGCTTGGAGACAAGGACCAGGTAGGGAGCTGGGTTCCACAAGTTAAGTGACAGTCACTCCTGTGGATCTGTAACTTCTCCCCCAGGACCCATGACTCAGCCCTGGTTCCCCTagacgcccccacccccactgtgcgTCAGGCAGCTGAGGTTCAATGGGGAGGATACATTCAGACTATACCCCTCCCCCAGGTTATCCCCAGCTGGGGTGCAGTAAGTTAGGGAGGCAGCACCTCCTGCTGGGGCCCAAGGGcagagaggctggggctgggcgcAGGGGAGTCCACCCCTTTCCCCACCCCAAGCACAGCCAGGCCAGGCCCAACCACAGTTAGTAATAAAGCCACTGAGGCTCTCACCCCCCACAAACTAAAGTGCACCTCAACCCTCCAGCCCTGCCACAGAGCTCTGGCTCCCTCTCCCAGGACACAGGAAAGCTCCCCTCTTTTTTGGCTTCAAACCTGGACTTTCAGCCAGGTCAGGCCCAGGGGCAGTGGCAGCAAAAGCAGCAGCCATAATGTCAAACATACAAATGACCTGAGAAATCTCATCTGCGCATCACCCACTCAGAACCGGCTCGGGGCTATGTACAGTTGGGAAGGACGGATCAGGACACTCGCGGCAtggacacactcacacacacctgCTTGAGGATGGGGGGCTCCAGGGGGCACCTGCCCCCCAGCTGGGAACTGATGCCCATACACTCCATTCACATGTCTTTGATTAGGCCTCTGCATCGTATATTCACTGAACCAGTGCAAGAACATCTTTCGGGGGGTCAGGCACACCAGGCCAGGGTCCCAGGAGGATGCtgagggtggggttggggttggAAACGTGGAGGAAGAGGGACTTGCTTCCTCTCCCGATGTGCAGGGCGTGCTCCCTTCTCCTGGAGTCTGCATCACTGGGTAACGGGGCAGCTGACTGTCCgtctgtctctccctttctacTCCTGCAAGCTCGGGGAAGAAGGGTCCTTGGCAGCCGGAGGCTGGGAAGCCGCATCCTCTGAGGCCCCCGCTGGCTCTGGCTCAGTGGCCATGGGCTCCTCAGCCTTATCCCTGTTCTTGATGGCCTCCTGGAGCTGGTGCCGCCGTGCCACCTCAGCTTTCAGATTCTCCAAGTCTTTTTGGCTGAGCAGAAGGATGGGGGCGAAGGGTGGCTATCAGAGTGGCCCTGGGCCCTCCGTCACCCTACTGGCTTTGCTTAAACTTAGGACAAGATCAGGCTCTGCGCTTGCTTCCTTCCCCAAAGCAGAGAGTGCTGAAAAACAACTCCACGCACTTGACAGCCTCCAGTTAAGGCCTGGCTCTCACTCAGCCTTCACGCCCAGTTCAAACCCGCCGCACTCTGGCCGCTCCTACAGCCAATTACACCCAGGAAACAGGTGCGGGTGCAACACAGTAGGTACACTGTGAAAGCGCTCGTGCTGAGCTGACCGAAGCCAAGCCCCACACAGGAGGACAGGAGTTGGGACTGAGGACCCCCTGAAGGCAGCACTGCTTCTGAGAGTCGCCCAGGGCCGCTCAGGGCCCGGCATGAAGGCACATCTCCACAGACACAGCAGGGGCCAGAGAAAGCACGGAGGCCCTGTTTACCTACCGACGCCAAACAATCCGAAATACCTACGTGCGTGGTTCGCTACAATCTCGcgcccaaggaaaaaaaaggggaagcAAAGATTACAGATCTATGTCTGCCCAATTATGCACAAAGAATTCACAAAGACATCCTCAGCCCTCGGCCGAACTTCTCCgttctgagccatgtcagtgCAGGATGTGTTTAAAAAACCCAGGAAACTAAAGGCCAGCTTTCAGGGGGGGCGGGATGCCTCACCTGAGAGGAATGAAGAGGATGCCGTTGATGACGTTCAGCTGTTCCAAGACGCTGGCCATGCTGGGGGCTGTGAACTGAGGGGAGCAGGAAGGGTGAGCCACCACGGGCAGAagaaggctgggctggggcgCAGCCGGCCCggccggggttgggggtggggggcctacCTTGAGGGGCGGGATGTTGGCGCTGGAGCCGTTGCGGTAGATTTCGTTCATGGTGCGCTGCAGGGCTACGGCCTGCTGGGTCAGGCACTTGAGGTACTCGGAGCTCTCCTTGGTCTTCTCGTGGTCCTCGCCCAGCTGCACGGGCGGGAGAGGTTAAAGAACCCCAGCGCCGTagccccgcccgccgccgccgtagccccgcccgccgccgccgtagccccgcccgccgccgccgccgctgcccacCTGCGTCTTGTAGATGGTGTAGCCTTCCTTCTCATGCTGCAGCGCTGAACGGAACTCGGCTTTGCTCTCATAGACCCGGGCGACGAGGTGGTGGCTGTAGGGAGGCACGGCGCGGGGGCGAGGGAGGGACGTGAGTGGGGAGCTGATGGGGGGCGGTGCGGACTACTCTAGACCCCACTCTGGAATCTCTCCGAGGGGAAGAAGGCGCAAGTCGCAGAGAAGAGATGCAAGTTGAGAGAAAGTTCCTCAGGAGTCAGGTGGAGAACAGAGCGCTGGATCCCATGCCCGCCCTCAATGCAAGTACTTCCTGGGACCCTGTGGCCcggggcctccctgcccccaacccagcACAGCCTCACCTGAGGGCCACCTTGAGGGACTTGGGCCCGTGGTACTTGGTGCTGACGGCCAGCGCATTCTCCAGGAAGCGCAGCGATAGGTCATACTCCATCACTCCGTGCAGCACCAGCCCGATGTTGTTCTGGGGGCAGTCGGGAGGGCCCTGGTCAGCTCCCACTCCCCTGGGATGGAGCCTAGTCCCgctgcccctccccagcactCACGTCCAGCAGCGCCATCTCAGGATGGTCCTCCCCGAACACGAGCAGTGTGAGGTAGCGGGCGCGGTACAGCAGGCTCAGGGCGGTGGACAGCTGGCTGCTGGCGAAGCAGTACAGGGCCAGGTGCATCTGCGGGGCGCAGACGCGTCAGGCCCCGcggcccccaggccccacccacctGGGCAGGCCCTACCCCCGGCGGTTACTCACGTATTCCTGGATGGTGCTGGGATGCTCGATGCCCAGCACCCGCTCACTCATCAGCACAGCCTTCTGTTGGTTACTGAGGGCCTGGGGGAGTTGGGGGCTGTCATTCCCGGTGGTAGTGCCCCTCCCTGAGTCTGCCTGCCCCATAAGCACTGGTCACAGCCCGGGGCATGttagctcctgggccagggattgaacctgagccacagctgtgacctatgccacagctgccccaacagcagatccttaacccattccgctgggctgaggattgaacccatgccgcaAAGGAGACAATGGCCAGAACTCCTCcggcagcaattttttttctagggcctcacctgcagcatatggaagttcccaggctaggggttgaatgggaactacagctgccggctacacccatagcaacgcgggatccaggtcatgttggcaacctacaccacagctcatggcaacttcagacccttaacccactgagcaatgccagggatcaaacccacatcctcatggatactagtcaggttcattaccgctgagccacagcgggaactcctttaactGCAATTTCTAGTTTTACTCTGTGCAAAGGCAGCGGGTAGTGGTCAAGTTCAGCTGCTGTGACCATGGAAGTCTATACCCCACGAAGACTGCTTCATGTTTTAAAGTACacattatacacatacacacatacataacaaATCTAAAATCATGCTAAAATTAAAAGCATTCATAATAAGAAAAGGCACAcgcagacaaaagaaaacaagagaccTATGGCTGGAGGGGGCATTGGGCACATACAGTGCACCTGGCTCAGGAAACAGCCCCTTGAAGCCCCAGGGCCAACTACCAGGCCTCAGGATGGCTACTGGCAACAGCACGGACTCCCAGGAGCTTTGCACAGCACTTGCAAGGCACTGGGTATTCTAGTCAGAACTCAGGGAGGCCCTGCTATCACTCCCACTCTGTCCTTGGGTACGGCAGCTCTCCCCAGAACACAGCTCTCCAGTGGTGCGGACAGGCACGGGCACTGCCCCAAGTCTCCACCTGCTCCTCCGGAGGTTGGCAGCAGACCAGGCCTCTGGGATAACAGGGGCTCCGGTTTCGAGGCCTGGACTCCTACTTCCTGCTGCCCAGGAGGTGAAAACACACAGGCTCCTTCCCTCACCACCCCCCGTGCCAGGTCCAAGCGCCAGGTTCTGCTGGCAGCCCAGAGGGTGCACAAGGCCCACCTCGGCGTAGTCACCCATGATGTAGTGGAGGCGGGCGAGGAGGCGCAGGCAGGCGCAGATCTCCACGTGCATGGCTCCGTACACGTTGTTAAACAGGTTCAGCGCCTCGTTAATGAGCTCACAGccctccttcaggaagcctgcAGGGCACCCGAGGGTGGAAGGTCAGGGCCAGCCCCAGGGGggacccttcccctccccctggcagCACCTGCCACGCACCCTGCTGCACTTTGGCCTGCCCGCTCTGGAAGAAGTGGAAGGCATCCGAGGCCTTCGGGTTGACGTGTTTGACCACAGGGAAGATGTTGAGCACGTCCTCCTCCGTGAACGCGGGTTTGTGACGGCTGTCGAAGCTGTACTCCTTCAGCAGGATCTGGGGACGCAGCCCAACACCCACAGGCATCCTCAGCCCAGGCACAAATGGCCAGACCACCCCCCACATGTCCCCCCCGGCCCTGGGGACCCTGCGGGACCCTGCATCGGGCCCACCTGGATTCCGGTTTTCAGGGAGATCTCCCGCAGCAGCGTGATCTTCTGCAGCCCGTAGATCTCCACGGCCTGGTCCACGGTCTcactggggaggaggggcaggtgggcCCAAGCAGCTCGGTGCCCGTCCACCCCTTCTCCACAGGCTCTCCACCCACACGAAGAGCCCCCTCCCAGTTCCCCTGCCCACTCCCCAAACAAGTGGTCCTCCACAGCTCACCCCTTCCCCCTCACCCCGTTCCCCTGCTGGACCAAACACCCCAGCACCCGCTCACGCACCACTCGAGGCTGAAGTCAAAGTAGTTCTTGGCCTCCTGGCAGATGTTCTTCCAAAGCTCCTGGGGGGTCATGACCGCCCAGGCTGTGTTATCCGCTGCCCCTGGGGGCCGGTTTCTCCTCCGCCTGTTCCTCTTCTTGGAGACCAGCTCGTCGGCAGGCAGGTGAGCCACAGGGTTGGGGTAGGAGCTCAGGAAGCAGTTTAGGAAGTGGCTGATGGCGGCCGAGAGCCCCGAGAGCTCGACCCCCTGTGAGGGAGGTTGGATCAATGTCACCCCCTGGGCTCCCCCGACATCCCCATGACCCGGGCTAGGGCAGGAGCAGCAGTACCTGTAAGTACGTCTTGAAGATGTGCTTGGCAGAGCGGGTGATGAGCTCCCCGATGCCAATTTTCTGCAAGGGTTCAGGGAGGGGAATCTGAGTCAGACCCCaggcctccagcccagccccaccaGCTCAGAGCCGCCCTGGGCACCACTCACATAGATGTGATCCAGCTGCTCCCGGGCTGGGCTCCGGAGCACCAGGTCCAGCACCTTGCCCAGGTAGCGCATGTTGATGCCACGCTGGCGCATCACCTCGGCCAGCGTGGCCCCATCCATGGGCAGCACCGCGTGGTCTGCACAGTCCTTCACCTGCGGGCCGCAGCAGGTcaggcccccagccccggccctctgcttcctcccaccctggccctctgcttcctcccaccccagctcttCCTCAGGGAGCTCACGCGGCCCTGAGGCCCTGAGGGAAGAAGGGGCCTAAGACCCCAGCTCCCAgacaggaagagggaaggagagaaagcagcAAGGACTCGAGACCTTGCCCCCGGTCTTCTGCAGAGGCCTCGTCAGCCCTGTACTGCTGGGCCTGCCCGGCGGGGAAGCGGGGCTGAGGAAGCTGCACAGGTGAGAGCCCAGTGCAGCAGCAGCACGGGCTCCCCTGGGAGCAATCGCAAAGGAACAAGTACCACTGCTTCACCTGGCGGCCGTGCCAAGCCTTGCAGGGGTCTGGGGCAGTTGGCACTGTGGGCTTGGCTCAAAGATCAGGGGACAAGCATGGCACCTGAGCTCAGGGCTGCCTCAGTAAGGAGCGAGCACCCGGTCATCCACAGGGCCTAGGTATAAagctggtggggagggaagatGACCCCACCCCTGTGTCAGCCACCCCATCACATAGGGACTTTTAGGACCAGAccccagctgccagcccacgaGGCAGGGAACGGAGCAGAACCCATTGCCTCCCTCGGCCCCTCTGTGCCAGCTGCCTCCTTCTGGGGATGAGAACTCCACCCTGCCTGCCCCGGGGGGGTCAACAGGCCTAAGTCACTCCTGCGAAGGATCCTTATCCTTCAGAGAGGCCCCAGCACCCATAACAGCACCCCTGAGCAgcctcccaccctgcccctgccctcaccAAGCCGGGGATCTGGCAGGAGAGCAGAAAGGCAGCGGCATCTTTCAGCAGCTGCTTCTGGTCCCGAACTTCCTCCTGGCAGGACTCGGGGAAGCGAAcccctgtgggggggggggcagaggcaTGAGCCAGGCAGGTGGGCAGACAGGCCAACCAACACTGGAGCCCTAGAGGTCCACTCACCTGGCGAGAAGATGTCAGGGTTGAAGCGGACGTCGAAGGCCGTGCTGCTGATGGAGCCCACTGCCTTGCACGCATTGCGGATCACCTCTCGGCTCCGAGGGTCTGCTGTGGAGACACAGCCCGCTGGGAGGCAGCCCCACTCTCCCACTGCTGGGGCAGTGGCCCGAGCCTCCCCTGGCCTGGGGCTCCCCCTACAGCCGCAGCAGCCCCACCTGTCCCATCATCCGAAGCGATGGTCTCCGCCAGCTCCTTCACCTTAGCCAGGCCACTGGCACTGCTGCCCTCTTCCTTGCTTCCCGCCTCGGGTGCTGGAGGGTCTTCAGGCTTGGACTCTGAGGAGGGGGGACTGCCGTTCTCCAGGGATGTGGGGTTCTCCGTCTTGCTGGCCTTCTGCTGCATCAGCTGCAGGGCCGCCAGCTTCATGAAGAGGAGGTACCTAGAGCACAGTGGATGGGGCAGAGCGGGGATGGGAGAGGAGGCTATCAAGCAGCTCTGCCAGCCAGCAGATCCCTGCTGGCTGTGGAGACCACAGCCAGGCCTCAGCTCCTGTCCCGCCGGGGTTAAGGGATGTTGGGCAGGGCAccctgctggcctggggcccCGTCCTGCCCAGTGTGCAAGTGTCAGTGCATGTGTGCATCTGCCATCCCAGCAATTCTAGCAGAGGGCAGCAGGTCACAGCAAAAACAGAGATCTTCCCAGACAGCAAGAGCACAGCTAGGTGTTGGGGAGAGTGGCTCACCACAGAGCCCAGGGCTCCAAGACTGCCAGGAACCCCACTGGCACTTTGAAAGAAAGCTTTTCTTGTGGCAGTAGAAAGTTGATGGGTTGACTCCTGAGCACTAAACGACAGTGGCAGGGACAccccctgcccttcctccagGCCCCTGGCATGAGGAGATTCAAAAATACCCCAGCTGATTGCCATGTGCTCCTTAAGGGAACAGCACTACTCTAGTTGAAAGGTAATGGTCTGACCatttgctaggtttttttttgtttgttttttgtctttttgccatttcttgagccgctcctgcggcatatggaggttcccaggcaaagggttgaatcggagctgtagccaccagcctacgccagagccacagcaatgagggatccgagccgcgtctgtgacccacaccatagctcacagcaacaccagatccttaacccactgggcggggccagggatcgaacccacaacctcatggttcctagtcggattcgttaaccactgtaccacgatgggaactcccatttgctaGTTTTTGATTCCTACAAAGCTCCTGGTTGTCTGTATGGAGGAGCCAGAAGTCACAGCGGGTGGCGCTGGGACCGAGAAGAGCGTGGCCACAGCTAGCTcctcctcacttttttttccccaccacacTTAAAGCgtaagtaagttcccaggccagggatggaacctaagtcccagcagtgacccaagccacagcagtgacaacccggAGTCCTTAACCACCGGGGAACGCCACGCTCTTCACTTTTCAAAGCCTCTCCCGTCAAGGCTCAGCCCCTGGGCCACCGGGAAGGATGCAGCCACCCGCCCGCACTCCCCACCTGTGCTCCACGAAGGCGTCCACCAGCTCCTGGCGCAGGCAGCAGAGCTTGTGGCGGTGGGCGCGGGGGAAGCCGGCGCGGGTGCACTCCTCAGGCAACACCTCGCCGGGCACGGGCAGGAAGTTGAGGTCGGGGGGGAAGGTGCGCAGCAGGTCGAGGATGTAGTGGCGCCCGTCGTTGCCGATGATGCCCTTGCACTCCACGGAGGAGCAGAGCTCCACCTCCTCGTCCCGGTCGTTGAGCACCCGGTGCCTCAGGATCTTGAGGGGCCGGCTCGTGCGTTCCAAGAGCTCCAGGTACCTCGGGTGAGACACCACCGTCTTGCCAAAGTCAATGGAGCCGTAGATGACGCTCTGCTCCTGATCGCGCTCCAGGATGCCGGGGATGATGGACTGGGCCGTGACGCGGTAGCCGCGGTAATCCACCACCACCGTGCCCAGCGTGTACAGCCCCTCCACATCCACGGCGTTGTACGTGCGCACGCCGTTCAGGTCATTGGTGGGCGCCACGTAGGCCGCCACGTCCCCGCCGAAGTCCTTGTAGTGGTCGCGGACGTCGAAGCCCAGGCTGAAGAAGATGTTGTTCCAGATGAACATCTGCATCTTGGTCTCCTCGCTGGGGTTGATGGCCATCACGTTGCCGTCGATGACCGCCATGGCGCCCCGCGTGGCTGCCGCTGTGAAGTCGCTGTGCACCTGGGGGTCCGAGGGCGGGAGAGTGAGCGAGCCTCAGGGTTCATTCCCCCTGGCCAAGCTcacccagggctgctggggcGAAGCAGGAGGCAGTTTCCTCACATTCGAAAAGCGAGAAACCCGCTTGGACACGTATAAGGTGTCGAAAGAGAGCAGAGGGTGGTGATTAACAGGGAGCATGAGGCCTggggtgcggggcggggggggtgtcTAGGATCCATCATCATAAAACAGTGACACGGAAGGAGCCAAATTATCTGTTATGCTTTGTTAAATATTCCCAATGTGCATAATTAATCAGGGTGCATTTTAAGTTCTAACTTTATTGTACAGTGCATTATTGAAAATACCAAGgaaatatgcttttgtttttaacaacATGTGAGTGGAAGTCACGCTAGTTGGCAATACTTGATtgtaaaaatcagtaaaataattgtattatgcgcacacacacacacacataaaacagtGACACAAAAGTATGGCATCCAGAAGATTACAAGAGGTAATACCCGCACGACACCTGGCCACCTCTAGCAAAATGAGCACCCGGGCCATTTAGATCTTATTTTCACCATTATCATCTCTAGGCAATAAAATTATGgaagattttaaactttttttttttttttttttggtctttttgccatttcttgggccgctcctgcggcatatggaggttcccaggctaggggtgtaattggagctatagccgctggcctacaccatggccacagcaacacaggatccgagccgcattctgcgacctacaccacagctcacgacaacgccggatcgttaacccgctgagtaaggccagggatcgaacccacaacctcatggttcctattcggatttgttaaccactgcgccacaacgggaactccctaaactttttttttttttttttgctttcacagggtggcacctgcagcatagggaggttcccgggctgggggttggatcggggctatagctgccagcctaggccacaggcacagcaacgccggatccttaacccactaagcgatgccagggatcaaaccctcaacctcatgattcctagtcggattcgtttccgctaggccacgacagaactcctaaAC includes these proteins:
- the CLUH gene encoding clustered mitochondria protein homolog isoform X5; protein product: MLLNGDCPEGLKKEAGAPEPPRENGLDEAEPGEETTGQEVIVIQDTGFSVKILAPGIEPFSLQVSPQEMVQEIHQVLMDREDTCHRTCFSLHLDGNMLDHFSELRSVEGLQEGSVLRVVEEPYTVREARIHVRHVRDLLKSLDPSDAFNGVDCNSLSFLSVFTDGDLGDSGKRKKGLEMDPIDCTPPEYILPGSRERPLCPLQPQNRDWKPLQCLKVLTMSGWNPPPGNRKMHGDLMYLFVITAEDRQVSITASTRGFYLNQSTAYHFNPKPASPRFLSHSLVELLNQISPTFKKNFAALQKKRVQRHPFERIATPFQVYSWTAPQAEHAMDCVRAEDAYTSRLGYEEHIPGQTRDWNEELQTTRELPRKNLPERLLRERAIFKVHSDFTAAATRGAMAVIDGNVMAINPSEETKMQMFIWNNIFFSLGFDVRDHYKDFGGDVAAYVAPTNDLNGVRTYNAVDVEGLYTLGTVVVDYRGYRVTAQSIIPGILERDQEQSVIYGSIDFGKTVVSHPRYLELLERTSRPLKILRHRVLNDRDEEVELCSSVECKGIIGNDGRHYILDLLRTFPPDLNFLPVPGEVLPEECTRAGFPRAHRHKLCCLRQELVDAFVEHRYLLFMKLAALQLMQQKASKTENPTSLENGSPPSSESKPEDPPAPEAGSKEEGSSASGLAKVKELAETIASDDGTADPRSREVIRNACKAVGSISSTAFDVRFNPDIFSPGVRFPESCQEEVRDQKQLLKDAAAFLLSCQIPGLVKDCADHAVLPMDGATLAEVMRQRGINMRYLGKVLDLVLRSPAREQLDHIYKIGIGELITRSAKHIFKTYLQGVELSGLSAAISHFLNCFLSSYPNPVAHLPADELVSKKRNRRRRNRPPGAADNTAWAVMTPQELWKNICQEAKNYFDFSLECETVDQAVEIYGLQKITLLREISLKTGIQILLKEYSFDSRHKPAFTEEDVLNIFPVVKHVNPKASDAFHFFQSGQAKVQQGFLKEGCELINEALNLFNNVYGAMHVEICACLRLLARLHYIMGDYAEALSNQQKAVLMSERVLGIEHPSTIQEYMHLALYCFASSQLSTALSLLYRARYLTLLVFGEDHPEMALLDNNIGLVLHGVMEYDLSLRFLENALAVSTKYHGPKSLKVALSHHLVARVYESKAEFRSALQHEKEGYTIYKTQLGEDHEKTKESSEYLKCLTQQAVALQRTMNEIYRNGSSANIPPLKFTAPSMASVLEQLNVINGILFIPLSQKDLENLKAEVARRHQLQEAIKNRDKAEEPMATEPEPAGASEDAASQPPAAKDPSSPSLQE